From Aquificota bacterium, one genomic window encodes:
- a CDS encoding NHL repeat-containing protein: MKVEFLSAIGASSEFSLQVPDAKASPYTLYGPRGVFLKDNTLIVADTGNHRVLIWKDLPKQNQPADVVLGQMDFYSDHPNAGGDTERGLFLPTGVFVSDEGKLFVADAWNHRILLWDRVPEESFSKPDHVIGQPNLKQVDRNLFFWCFGVYYHGDDLYVCDTGNRRILKWKGIPDSMQKPDEVYEGFGWPHAICKKDEYFFVADAGTGVSKVYAFRNSLRCAQQADFYLGRGEGCGRFNLNLPYGVSANHRLLFVADTSNNRVLIFEEREPVAVLGQKDFSKCGENRWEGVYKDTLCWPYAVFSTEDLLLIADTGNNRVVLYSFNA; the protein is encoded by the coding sequence ATGAAGGTGGAGTTTTTAAGCGCTATAGGTGCAAGTTCTGAGTTTAGTCTGCAAGTACCAGACGCTAAAGCATCTCCTTACACTCTTTACGGTCCTAGGGGTGTGTTTCTAAAGGATAATACTTTAATAGTTGCGGATACGGGTAATCATAGGGTGTTAATATGGAAGGATCTGCCAAAACAGAACCAGCCAGCGGATGTGGTGCTCGGTCAGATGGACTTTTACTCTGACCATCCAAATGCAGGTGGCGATACGGAGAGGGGGCTTTTCCTGCCTACCGGTGTGTTTGTATCAGATGAAGGTAAACTTTTTGTGGCGGATGCGTGGAACCATAGGATACTCCTATGGGATAGGGTGCCTGAAGAGAGTTTTTCAAAACCTGACCATGTAATAGGCCAACCTAATCTTAAACAGGTAGATAGAAATCTGTTCTTTTGGTGCTTTGGCGTTTATTATCATGGGGATGATCTTTATGTTTGCGATACGGGCAACAGGCGTATCCTTAAATGGAAAGGTATACCAGACAGTATGCAAAAACCAGATGAGGTGTACGAAGGCTTTGGCTGGCCACATGCTATCTGCAAAAAGGATGAATACTTCTTTGTGGCAGATGCGGGTACAGGAGTAAGCAAAGTTTATGCCTTTAGGAACTCACTCAGGTGTGCACAGCAGGCTGACTTTTACTTGGGTCGTGGAGAGGGATGTGGACGGTTCAATTTAAACCTGCCTTATGGCGTAAGTGCAAACCATCGCTTACTTTTTGTTGCGGACACATCAAACAACAGGGTACTTATCTTTGAAGAACGGGAGCCTGTAGCTGTTTTAGGGCAAAAAGATTTTTCCAAGTGTGGAGAGAATCGTTGGGAAGGAGTTTATAAAGACACTCTATGTTGGCCTTATGCTGTTTTT